From one Culex quinquefasciatus strain JHB chromosome 3, VPISU_Cqui_1.0_pri_paternal, whole genome shotgun sequence genomic stretch:
- the LOC119768937 gene encoding LOW QUALITY PROTEIN: uncharacterized protein LOC119768937 (The sequence of the model RefSeq protein was modified relative to this genomic sequence to represent the inferred CDS: deleted 2 bases in 2 codons) — protein sequence MHTYPYWRNPNVLWKKSSILAAKPFTVVECGKPQKGASESDHFHTAIAPVLTLSQLFGVFPLQSVLNRAPESMTFRTVSVTCVVSAISIFGGYTMLLLSLVRLGRDLNAINVAEPIFFGICATSLVIFWQLAKQWQAIAVAWSRTERTFVRYKSNLKGKIRFVAAALLLMALAEHLLFVANNVSYMLKEIDYCNWTIPDPAKFFFAKTFTTTFHTFAYSLPIAIYNEYIIISMTFVWNFIDLFIMLISIGIAARFDQLRDRVFDRINSWTPTTEHFWEQIRIQYVALCELAASINRAISKLVYVSYANDTYYIVLQIMNANQEQPSVVNKVYFWYSFAYLLLRTFLMFWYSAQVEHTSHGMCRLIQLVPTAEYCDELQRLQMYTKCGASLNGMGVFSVSRRIVLTLTGTIITYELVLLSYREGSSDQHSTTISSKNRSPSSAMDSLNNALRPVFVVYQLMGTFPVGGILQRSSVGLRFRWLSVQFLFSLTLIIVGLVMVYIEYERLERIEPTQIIPLGYLEHLLSKTAGIINQSHEAKFCNWEIKSFAHYYASRQYAFIFKHIPFNIPVLAFFEYCNAALTMAWTCQDLLIILISMALSHRFRQIYAQVQPFSSGIVIAAEKFWSDIRAQHTLLGQLVRDTNRLLAPLIIASCGTNLYLICFQLLNISRKQESLASSVNHWYALCYLIVKTNLVFYHTAMVNETARAPLAICRRIPNIGWCLELERLVDQLRNERVSLSGMGFFHLTKRTMLAMAGTVVTYELLTGTIITYEVLSFMPRKSRSPSSAMDSLNNALRPVFVVFQLMGTFPVGGILQRSPIGLRFRWLSVQFLFSLTLIGFGLLMVYIEYKRLERIGANANNTIGILVYVDTVLIIALLVNLARKWRPLALEWERVDREFLAKETGEAKKSLRKTVWFTSGVMIVCALLDHLLSKTADIINQSNEARFCNWEIKSSAHYFASRQYAFIFNHIPFNIPVLAFFEYYTAALTMAWTCQDLLIILTGMALSHRFRQIYAQIQPFSSGIVVAAEKFWSDIRAQHSLLGQLVHDTNRLLAPLIIASSGTNLYLICFQLLNISKKQESLASSIHRWFALSYLIVRTTLVFYHTAMVNETARAPLAICRRIPNIGWCLELERLVDQLRNERVSLSGMGFFHLTKRTMLAMAGTVVTYELVMLKFAKDTEGIGDVKPCSRLAFSKDT from the exons ATGCACACCTATCCATACTGGCGTAACCCAAACGTACTTTGGAAGAAAAGCTCAATTCTAGCTGCCAAGCCATTCACAGTCGTCGAATGCGGGAAACCCCAAAAGGGGGCGTCTGAAAGTGACCATTTCCACACCGCTATCGCTCCAG TGCTGACCCTGTCCCAACTGTTTGGGGTGTTC CCCCTACAAAGTGTCCTGAATCGCGCTCCCGAAAGCATGACGTTCCGAACGGTCTCCGTGACCTGCGTCGTCAGCGCGATTTCCATCTTTGGCGGATACACGATGTTACTACTCAGCTTGGTACGTCTAGGTCGTGACCTGAACGCCATCAACGTTGCCGAGCCCATC TTTTTTGGCATCTGTGCCACGAGTTTGGTCATATTCTGGCAACTGGCCAAACAGTGGCAAGCCATCGCCGTTGCGTGGTCCCGTACGGAGCGAACATTTGTTCGGTATAAATCGAACCTCAAAGGGAAAATCCGTTTTGTGGCCGCGGCGCTTCTTCTGATGGCTCTCG CTGAACATCTTCTTTTCGTTGCCAACAACGTCAGCTATATGCTTAAGGAGATCGACTACTGCAACTGGACGATACCAGATCCGGCCAAGTTTTTCTTTGCAAAGACGTTTACCACGACGTTCCATACCTTTGCGTACAGTCTACCAATTGCTATCTACAATGAG TACATCATCATATCGATGACGTTCGTGTGGAACTTTATTGATCTATTCATCATGCTGATCAGCATAGGCATTGCGGCGCGATTTGACCAGCTACGAGACCGCGTATTTGACCGCATCAACAGCTGGACACCGACGACCGAACACTTTTGGGAGCAAATCCGTATCCAGTACGTGGCGTTGTGCGAACTAGCCGCATCTATCAATCGTGCCATTAGCAAGCTGGTATATGTATCCTACGCCAACGACACTTATTACATCGTATTGCAAATCATGAACGCGAATCAGGAGCAACCGTCGGTGGTCAACAAGGTGTACTTTTGGTATTCTTTCGCATATCTTCTGCTTAGGACATTTCTCATGTTCTGGTACAGCGCACAAGTCGAACACACGAGTCACGGGATGTGCCGGTTGATTCAGCTGGTACCCACCGCAGAATACTGCGACGAGCTGCAACGGCTGCAGATGTACACCAAGTGCGGTGCTAGCCTCAACGGAATGGGTGTATTCAGCGTTTCGAGGCGGATTGTGCTGACG CTGACCGGAACGATTATCACCTACGAGCTGGTACTGCTCTCCTACCGGGAAGGCTCATCTGACCAACACTCCACCACCATTTCATC AAAGAACCGGTCTCCGTCCAGCGCAATGGACTCTCTGAACAACGCACTGCGGCCAGTGTTTGTCGTGTACCAGCTAATGGGCACGTTCCCCGTTGGTGGAATCCTTCAACGGAGTTCCGTCGGTTTACGATTTAGGTGGCTCTCGGTGCAGTTTCTCTTCTCCCTAACCCTAATCATTGTCGGGCTAGTCATGGTCTACATCGAGTACGAACGACTGGAGAGGATTGAGCCAACGCAAATAATACCATTGGGATATT tGGAGCATCTCCTCTCGAAAACGGCCGGCATCATCAACCAATCCCACGAAGCTAAATTTTGCAACTGGGAGATTAAAAGCTTCGCACACTACTACGCTTCCCGTCAATACGCGTTCATCTTCAAGCACATCCCGTTCAACATACCCGTGCTTGCCTTCTTCGAATACTGCAACGCCGCCCTAACGATGGCCTGGACCTGTCAGGACCTCCTCATCATTCTAATCAGCATGGCCCTGTCGCatcgttttcgtcaaatctacgCCCAGGTTCAACCGTTCAGCAGTGGTATCGTCATTGCCGCTGAAAAGTTCTGGTCCGACATCCGGGCCCAGCACACACTGCTTGGTCAACTGGTGCGCGACACGAACCGTTTGCTAGCTCCACTCATCATTGCCTCATGCGGCACCAACCTGTACTTGATCTGCTTTCAACTCCTCAACATATCCCGAAAACAGGAAAGTCTCGCTTCTAGCGTTAACCACTGGTATGCCCTGTGCTATCTGATCGTGAAGACGAACCTGGTGTTCTACCACACGGCCATGGTCAACGAAACGGCCCGGGCGCCGCTGGCCATCTGCCGTCGCATACCCAACATTGGCTGGTGTCTGGAGCTGGAACGGCTAGTAGATCAGCTGCGCAACGAGAGGGTTTCACTGTCCGGGATGGGATTCTTCCATCTCACCAAACGGACGATGCTGGCG ATGGCCGGAACGGTGGTAACCTACGAGTTG CTGACCGGAACGATTATCACCTACGAGGTG TTGTCCTTCATGCCAAGAAAAAGCCGGTCTCCGTCCAGTGCAATGGACTCTCTGAACAACGCTCTGCGGCCAGTGTTTGTCGTGTTTCAGCTAATGGGCACGTTTCCCGTAGGTGGAATCCTTCAACGGAGTCCCATCGGTTTGCGATTCAGGTGGCTCTCGGTGCAGTTTCTCTTTTCCCTAACCCTGATTGGTTTCGGACTGTTAATGGTCTACATAGAGTACAAACGGCTGGAGCGGATTGGAGCAAACGCAAATAATACCATTGGGATACTGGTGTACGTGGACACCGTACTGATTATCGCTTTGCTAGTCAATCTAGCACGCAAGTGGCGCCCGTTGGCACTTGAATGGGAACGCGTTGATCGGGAATTCCTTGCAAAAGAAACTGGTGAAGCTAAAAAAAGCCTCCGTAAGACCGTTTGGTTCACTTCCGGTGTGATGATCGTTTGCGCTTTGT TGGACCACCTCCTCTCGAAAACCGCCGACATCATCAACCAATCAAACGAAGCTAGATTCTGCAACTGGGAAATTAAAAGCTCCGCGCACTACTTCGCATCCCGTCAATACGCGTTCATCTTTAATCACATCCCGTTCAACATACCCGTGCTTGCCTTCTTCGAGTACTACACCGCTGCCCTAACGATGGCCTGGACCTGTCAGGATCTCCTCATCATCCTAACCGGCATGGCCCTGTCGCACCGTTTCCGTCAAATCTACGCCCAAATTCAACCGTTCAGCAGTGGTATCGTCGTAGCCGCTGAAAAGTTCTGGTCCGACATCCGGGCCCAACACTCCCTCCTCGGTCAACTGGTGCACGATACGAACCGTTTGCTAGCTCCGCTGATCATCGCCTCAAGCGGCACCAACCTGTACCTGATCTGCTTCCAACTCCTCAACATATCCAAAAAGCAGGAAAGTCTCGCTTCGAGCATCCACCGCTGGTTTGCCCTGTCCTATCTGATCGTGCGGACAACCCTAGTTTTCTATCATACCGCCATGGTCAACGAAACGGCCCGAGCGCCGTTGGCCATCTGCCGTCGCATTCCCAACATTGGCTGGTGTCTGGAGCTGGAACGGCTA